From Sediminibacterium sp. TEGAF015, a single genomic window includes:
- a CDS encoding arginase family protein — translation MSLSSIVDFLEPINLAEISLDEGFKDTQIGKHILAFEEELPDINEVDLVIVGCGEMRGMGMQYTNTSAPNKVRTQFYKLYYWHSEVRIADLGNIKTGASLPDSYAAVKMVVSELIQMGKKVLILGGSHDITAPQYQAYGSLNKIIDAVSVDARINLDMDSLEPADQFLVDMFTGIPNHLKHYTHIAFQSYYMHPHMLETINKLGFDFYRVGRVKEAIEEMEPAIRNSELFSFDIEAIQYAHAPANRVTPNGLNGEEACTLMQYAGMSSICNTIGLYGYDVAKDMHDMTAIQQAHMIWYVIDGIHRGKQEASLENRNEFNEFTMAFAEAPTAFLQSKRTGRWWMQLHDGKFVACSHKDYIVACNNDIPERWLRAVERS, via the coding sequence ATGTCATTATCCTCTATCGTTGATTTTCTGGAACCTATCAATCTTGCTGAAATTTCTCTGGATGAAGGATTTAAAGACACACAGATAGGAAAACATATCCTTGCTTTTGAAGAAGAATTGCCCGACATCAACGAAGTAGATTTGGTCATAGTTGGTTGTGGAGAAATGCGGGGAATGGGTATGCAGTATACCAATACCAGTGCTCCCAATAAAGTTAGGACACAGTTTTACAAATTATACTACTGGCATTCTGAAGTGCGCATTGCCGATTTGGGAAATATTAAAACCGGAGCCAGTTTGCCTGACAGTTATGCTGCGGTAAAAATGGTGGTTAGTGAGCTCATACAGATGGGTAAAAAAGTACTTATTCTGGGCGGCTCTCATGATATAACGGCTCCACAGTATCAGGCATACGGTTCGCTGAATAAAATCATTGATGCTGTTTCAGTAGATGCTCGAATTAATCTTGATATGGACAGTCTGGAACCGGCCGACCAGTTTCTAGTTGATATGTTTACCGGAATTCCCAATCATCTTAAGCACTATACGCATATTGCTTTCCAAAGCTATTATATGCATCCGCATATGCTAGAGACCATTAATAAACTTGGATTTGATTTTTACAGAGTCGGAAGGGTAAAAGAAGCTATTGAGGAAATGGAACCCGCCATTCGCAACAGCGAGTTATTCAGTTTCGATATTGAAGCCATTCAATATGCCCATGCACCGGCAAACCGGGTAACCCCCAACGGACTAAATGGAGAAGAAGCCTGTACATTGATGCAGTATGCGGGAATGAGCAGTATCTGTAATACAATAGGATTATATGGATATGATGTAGCGAAAGACATGCATGATATGACAGCCATTCAACAGGCACATATGATCTGGTATGTGATAGATGGGATTCACAGAGGAAAGCAGGAAGCTAGTTTGGAAAACAGGAATGAATTCAATGAATTCACCATGGCATTTGCGGAAGCCCCTACTGCATTTTTACAGAGTAAAAGAACTGGGAGATGGTGGATGCAGTTGCATGATGGTAAATTTGTAGCTTGCAGTCACAAAGATTATATAGTGGCCTGCAATAACGACATTCCTGAACGTTGGTTAAGGGCTGTTGAAAGAAGCTAA
- the dacB gene encoding D-alanyl-D-alanine carboxypeptidase/D-alanyl-D-alanine endopeptidase produces the protein MKKLFSCIVSLFLLASCKVISIPVQSSAQKKVDFYQEKAEQFLLQHPAFQPAHLGVSVFNPASGKYLYNYQSDKYFIPASNTKIFTCYAAMKNLGDSLIAFQYLKDEDNFTLRFTGDPSFLHPDFDEHRAFDFLQKNAPKITIVAPKYSAEAFGNGWAWNDFDADYSPERSPMPIYGNLVYFGKKGNRITVIPKAFKDSLVIFSSTEDGKFSIARNKSENSFTVVKSNRNFNGTSIPFVVKQDMEQVMIPLLEDTLNRILSYANEVVLDNPTWENFYSQSTDSLLKIMMHRSDNFYAEQVLLMVGNQKIGLMNDAQAIDTLLKSEMKGMPQVPRWVDGSGLSRYNLMTPQDFIWVLNKMKQEQSWNRISTIFPTGNTGTLGGLYKGYEGKIFAKTGTLSNHVALSGFLITNQGKELIFSVMVNAHQSSASVIRKQIEQFLTSIINEQ, from the coding sequence ATGAAAAAACTGTTTTCCTGCATTGTATCACTTTTTTTACTTGCTTCCTGTAAAGTAATCTCAATCCCGGTTCAATCCTCTGCCCAGAAGAAAGTGGATTTTTATCAGGAAAAAGCAGAACAGTTTTTATTACAACATCCGGCCTTTCAGCCCGCTCATCTTGGGGTCAGCGTTTTTAATCCCGCCAGCGGAAAATATCTCTATAATTATCAGTCTGACAAATATTTTATTCCTGCAAGCAATACCAAAATTTTTACCTGCTATGCAGCAATGAAAAATCTGGGTGATAGCCTGATTGCTTTTCAGTATTTAAAAGACGAGGACAATTTTACTTTGAGATTTACAGGTGACCCAAGTTTTCTACATCCTGATTTTGATGAGCATCGGGCCTTTGATTTTTTGCAGAAAAACGCACCTAAAATCACTATTGTTGCACCTAAATACTCAGCGGAAGCGTTTGGAAATGGCTGGGCATGGAATGACTTTGATGCAGATTACTCTCCGGAAAGATCTCCGATGCCTATATATGGCAACCTCGTATATTTTGGCAAGAAGGGAAACAGAATTACAGTTATCCCTAAAGCATTTAAAGACTCATTGGTTATATTCTCTAGTACCGAAGATGGTAAATTCTCTATTGCCAGAAACAAGTCTGAGAACAGTTTTACTGTTGTTAAAAGTAATCGGAATTTTAATGGCACTTCCATACCCTTTGTAGTAAAACAGGATATGGAGCAGGTGATGATTCCTTTGCTTGAAGACACGCTGAACAGAATACTGAGTTATGCCAATGAAGTAGTGTTGGACAATCCTACATGGGAAAATTTTTATTCGCAGTCTACTGATAGTCTCTTAAAAATTATGATGCATAGAAGCGACAATTTTTATGCAGAACAGGTTTTACTAATGGTCGGTAATCAGAAGATTGGTCTCATGAATGATGCACAGGCAATTGATACTTTATTGAAATCGGAGATGAAAGGTATGCCACAAGTACCTAGATGGGTGGATGGTAGCGGATTGAGCCGTTATAATTTAATGACACCTCAGGATTTCATCTGGGTGTTGAATAAAATGAAACAGGAGCAAAGCTGGAATCGCATTTCTACTATTTTTCCAACTGGTAATACGGGAACTTTAGGAGGACTGTATAAAGGATACGAAGGAAAAATCTTTGCCAAAACGGGAACACTTTCTAATCATGTTGCATTAAGTGGTTTCCTAATTACCAATCAGGGAAAAGAATTGATCTTTTCAGTTATGGTAAATGCACATCAATCCTCTGCCTCTGTAATCAGAAAACAGATAGAACAGTTTCTCACTTCTATAATAAATGAGCAGTAG
- the mutL gene encoding DNA mismatch repair endonuclease MutL: MSNTIHLLPDHIANQIAAGEVIQRPASAVKELLENAVDAGATQIQLLVNDAGKALIQVIDNGKGMSPEDASIAFERHATSKIRQIEDLFRISTMGFRGEALASVAAVSQVELKTRRAEDELGCLVEVENSKVIRQEACTAAVGTSISMKNLFFNVPARRNFLKSNAAEMRHIMDEFIRVAMANPEIFFSLKSNGQEVYHLEAGSRKQRIVQILGNSYNAKLVTVSEETDYMNISGFIGKPDTARKTRGDQYFFVNNRFIKSAYLNHAVNAAFEGLIAKDSFPSYVLYIDLDPGQVDINVHPTKQEIKFEDEKIVYAFVQAAIKHALAQFSIAPSLDFSLNADIQGLDAVSKPFTSNQKDAAVSSSLYKAFSQKHQAHLIEPSAKSELKSWKSFFEPSSSATDHLGGDAVKDKQIFEESYTGNRLLNVPVVQQYLQVQQSYIIATTEKGFLLVHQQLAHERILYEKYSQAVHSKQAPTQKSLFPIPLELTVSDKILLDELLPDLQLIGYQIEKESEGEYLIQGTPADVTQGNEKHAIEMLIEQFKHFSSDVTFSQREKLVRCMAKQQSIKSGTGMDEREMTKLVNDLFACNTPNISPSGAPTYIEYKGNYLEQLFNK, from the coding sequence GTGAGCAATACTATTCATCTTTTACCCGATCATATAGCCAATCAGATTGCTGCTGGCGAAGTAATCCAAAGACCTGCCAGCGCAGTAAAGGAATTATTGGAAAATGCAGTTGATGCCGGTGCTACACAAATACAATTACTGGTAAATGATGCCGGGAAAGCACTGATTCAGGTAATAGACAATGGAAAGGGAATGAGTCCGGAGGATGCCAGCATTGCATTTGAACGACATGCCACCAGCAAGATCAGACAGATTGAAGATTTGTTCCGTATCAGTACTATGGGATTCAGAGGAGAAGCATTAGCATCTGTTGCAGCTGTTTCTCAGGTTGAATTAAAAACAAGACGTGCAGAAGACGAACTGGGCTGTCTGGTAGAAGTAGAAAACAGTAAAGTAATCCGTCAGGAAGCTTGCACGGCTGCAGTGGGCACCAGTATCAGTATGAAGAACCTATTCTTCAATGTTCCTGCGCGCAGAAACTTTTTAAAAAGCAATGCGGCCGAAATGCGCCATATCATGGATGAATTCATTCGGGTTGCAATGGCGAATCCGGAGATATTTTTCTCCTTGAAAAGCAATGGCCAGGAAGTATACCATCTGGAAGCAGGTTCGCGCAAACAAAGAATCGTACAGATTTTAGGTAATAGTTATAATGCTAAACTGGTAACAGTTTCAGAAGAAACAGATTACATGAATATAAGCGGTTTTATCGGGAAACCTGATACTGCCCGAAAAACCAGAGGTGATCAATACTTTTTTGTAAACAACCGTTTCATTAAAAGCGCTTATTTAAATCATGCAGTTAATGCCGCATTTGAAGGATTGATTGCAAAAGATAGTTTTCCTAGCTATGTGCTATACATAGATTTAGATCCAGGTCAGGTAGATATTAATGTACATCCGACCAAACAGGAAATTAAATTTGAGGATGAAAAAATTGTGTACGCATTTGTTCAGGCAGCCATTAAGCATGCATTGGCACAATTTAGCATTGCTCCTTCGCTGGACTTCTCTCTGAATGCGGATATTCAGGGATTGGATGCAGTAAGCAAACCTTTTACCAGTAACCAAAAGGATGCAGCAGTTTCATCCAGCCTCTACAAAGCATTTTCACAAAAACACCAGGCTCATTTGATTGAACCCAGTGCTAAATCAGAATTGAAAAGCTGGAAATCATTCTTTGAACCTTCGAGTTCCGCTACAGATCATTTGGGTGGAGATGCAGTAAAAGACAAACAGATATTTGAAGAATCCTACACAGGTAACCGTTTATTGAATGTGCCGGTTGTACAACAATATTTGCAGGTTCAGCAAAGCTATATCATTGCTACAACGGAAAAAGGCTTTTTATTGGTGCATCAGCAACTGGCCCATGAGCGTATTTTGTATGAAAAATACAGTCAGGCAGTTCACAGCAAACAGGCGCCAACACAAAAAAGTTTATTCCCTATTCCACTGGAACTAACCGTTTCCGACAAAATTTTGTTGGATGAATTGTTACCTGATTTACAACTAATCGGATATCAGATAGAAAAAGAATCGGAAGGTGAATATTTAATTCAGGGAACACCAGCTGATGTTACGCAGGGAAATGAAAAGCATGCGATTGAAATGTTGATAGAACAATTCAAGCATTTCAGCAGCGATGTTACATTCAGTCAGCGAGAGAAACTGGTTCGTTGCATGGCAAAGCAACAATCCATTAAATCTGGTACTGGTATGGATGAAAGAGAAATGACCAAACTGGTAAATGATTTATTTGCCTGCAATACGCCTAATATTAGTCCATCAGGCGCCCCCACTTATATTGAATACAAAGGAAATTACCTAGAGCAATTGTTCAATAAATAG
- a CDS encoding M3 family oligoendopeptidase: MHPKAAIQKIPRSFLPADFIVTDWISLEPYFKELTERPLKSKADLSQWLQDLSELEAVVSEDACWRQIKMTCDTTDKSLEDAFTYFCMEIQPKLQAYADQLNKKLIACSYTSELDQSLYHTYLRSVRKSIELFREENIPIAAELSVLQQQYGAIAGKMTVEVDGKEYTLQQAAKFLESSDRKLRESVYHKIQDRRKQDENAMHELYSTLIAKRHQIAVNAGFENYRDYKFKELGRFDYTKDDCFQFHDAVKQYVLPLVNEIYERKRQKLGLDTLRPWDTEAEPAGTQPLKPFTTGEDLYEKTVTCFDQLNPFFADCLRKMKEMNHFDLESRKGKAPGGYNCPLAESGAPFIFMNAAGQMSDVTTMVHEGGHAVHSFLAHPLPLSAFKEYPIEIAEVASMAMELFSMDHWQAFFDNTSDLQRAKEHQLERTITIFPWIAIIDKFQHWVYEHPQHSVEERTDAWMNILTEFSTSAIDYTGLDAYRAIGWQRQLHLFEVPFYYIEYGIAQLGAIGLWMQYKKNPKQALDNYMNALSLGGTKTLPELYNAAGLEFNLTPAYIKTLMEFVKTEMDQLIPA; this comes from the coding sequence ATGCATCCGAAAGCTGCGATACAGAAGATTCCCAGAAGTTTTTTACCTGCTGATTTTATAGTAACCGACTGGATCAGTCTGGAGCCTTATTTTAAGGAGTTGACGGAAAGACCCCTCAAAAGTAAAGCGGATTTATCGCAATGGTTGCAGGATTTGAGTGAATTAGAAGCTGTAGTAAGTGAAGATGCCTGCTGGAGACAAATTAAAATGACCTGCGATACTACCGATAAGTCCCTAGAAGATGCATTTACCTATTTCTGTATGGAAATTCAGCCAAAACTGCAGGCCTATGCAGATCAGCTGAACAAAAAATTAATTGCCTGTTCTTACACCAGCGAACTGGATCAGTCGCTATACCACACTTATCTACGTTCAGTACGAAAGAGTATTGAATTGTTTCGGGAAGAAAATATTCCTATTGCAGCAGAGCTAAGTGTTTTGCAACAACAATATGGAGCCATTGCCGGAAAAATGACGGTGGAAGTGGATGGCAAAGAATATACACTCCAGCAGGCTGCTAAATTTTTGGAAAGCAGTGACAGAAAATTGCGTGAATCGGTTTACCATAAAATTCAGGATCGAAGAAAGCAGGATGAGAATGCTATGCACGAATTGTATTCAACCCTCATAGCAAAACGTCATCAGATTGCTGTGAATGCCGGTTTTGAAAATTACAGAGATTATAAGTTTAAAGAACTGGGTCGTTTTGATTATACCAAAGATGATTGTTTTCAATTTCATGATGCGGTGAAGCAATATGTATTGCCTCTGGTGAATGAGATCTATGAAAGAAAACGTCAGAAGCTGGGCCTGGATACTTTGCGGCCCTGGGATACAGAAGCTGAGCCTGCAGGAACACAGCCATTGAAGCCTTTTACTACCGGAGAAGATTTATATGAAAAAACAGTTACTTGCTTTGATCAGCTAAATCCTTTCTTTGCCGATTGTCTTCGCAAAATGAAAGAAATGAATCATTTTGATTTGGAAAGCCGCAAGGGTAAAGCGCCAGGTGGATACAATTGTCCATTGGCAGAAAGCGGAGCCCCATTTATTTTCATGAATGCAGCTGGGCAAATGAGTGATGTTACTACTATGGTACACGAAGGAGGACACGCTGTGCATTCTTTTTTGGCACATCCGCTGCCTTTATCCGCCTTCAAGGAGTATCCCATAGAAATTGCTGAAGTAGCCAGTATGGCAATGGAACTTTTCAGCATGGATCACTGGCAGGCATTTTTTGATAATACATCCGATTTGCAAAGAGCCAAAGAACATCAATTGGAAAGAACCATCACGATATTCCCATGGATTGCTATCATTGATAAATTCCAGCATTGGGTTTACGAACATCCACAGCATAGCGTTGAAGAAAGAACCGATGCCTGGATGAATATTCTTACCGAATTCTCAACCTCAGCAATTGATTATACCGGGCTGGATGCTTACAGAGCTATTGGCTGGCAAAGGCAGTTGCATTTGTTTGAAGTACCATTCTATTATATCGAATATGGTATTGCACAATTGGGTGCAATAGGACTTTGGATGCAGTACAAGAAAAATCCCAAACAGGCATTGGATAATTATATGAATGCCTTGAGTTTAGGGGGCACCAAAACATTACCTGAATTGTACAATGCTGCCGGACTAGAATTCAATTTAACACCAGCCTATATTAAAACCCTCATGGAATTTGTAAAGACCGAAATGGATCAGCTTATTCCTGCTTAG
- the ricT gene encoding regulatory iron-sulfur-containing complex subunit RicT, producing the protein MGCGSCGTGKPNGCKSNGGCSTGGCNRLNVHDWLMNLPFSDPESNCRVVEVSFKQGSRKEYFRNPTLQYFEKREYVTVEGVSGFDVGEVSLTGELVRLQLKKRQIDEFSPEMKKILRKSTERDIESFEISKSREKEILARSRTIARSLNLQMKLSEVEIQADGKKGTFFYTADDRVDFREMIKIFASDFKIKVEMRQIGIRQEAAKLGGIGSCGRELCCSTWLNDFKSVNTTAARYQNLSINQTKLSGQCGRLKCCLNYELDTYLDALQQFPDYADTLDTAMGTAHLIKKDIFKNLMWYVLPNNTKHYPLTIDRVKEIKRLNKQGQRVDELQAVEIVSNKQKEAEPAFVELVGQISLKTLEKNDRKRRDQQRNNQRGPQGNAPQSRNQPNQGPHQGQNQGGPNRGPQQRGQNQGPQRPQQNNPNNPRGPRGPQPNRPNRPAHPNNGPVNRPNNGNNSKSDNGPKQE; encoded by the coding sequence ATGGGATGTGGATCTTGTGGAACAGGAAAGCCGAACGGCTGTAAAAGTAATGGGGGGTGTAGCACTGGCGGATGTAATCGTTTAAATGTACATGACTGGCTGATGAACCTGCCTTTTAGCGATCCTGAGAGCAATTGTCGCGTGGTGGAAGTTAGTTTTAAGCAAGGAAGCAGAAAAGAATACTTTAGAAATCCAACACTACAATATTTTGAGAAAAGGGAATACGTTACAGTAGAAGGGGTAAGTGGATTTGATGTGGGGGAAGTTAGTCTTACCGGAGAACTGGTTCGGCTGCAGTTAAAGAAAAGGCAGATTGATGAGTTCAGCCCCGAGATGAAAAAAATTCTTAGAAAGAGTACTGAAAGAGATATCGAAAGTTTTGAAATCAGTAAGAGTCGTGAAAAAGAAATTCTAGCAAGAAGCCGTACCATTGCCCGCAGTCTTAATCTGCAAATGAAATTGAGTGAAGTGGAAATTCAGGCTGATGGCAAAAAAGGTACTTTCTTCTACACTGCCGATGACCGCGTTGACTTCAGGGAAATGATTAAAATTTTTGCCAGTGATTTCAAAATCAAGGTAGAAATGAGACAAATCGGTATCAGACAGGAAGCTGCAAAGCTGGGAGGAATTGGTTCCTGCGGAAGAGAACTTTGCTGTAGTACCTGGTTGAACGATTTCAAGAGTGTAAATACTACCGCAGCACGCTATCAGAACCTTTCGATTAATCAGACCAAGTTGAGTGGTCAGTGTGGTCGTTTAAAATGCTGCCTAAACTACGAATTGGATACTTATTTAGATGCACTTCAGCAATTCCCTGATTATGCAGATACACTGGATACCGCAATGGGAACGGCTCATTTGATTAAAAAAGATATTTTTAAAAATTTAATGTGGTATGTGCTTCCCAACAATACCAAGCACTATCCATTGACCATTGATCGCGTTAAAGAAATTAAACGCCTGAATAAACAAGGGCAAAGAGTGGATGAATTACAGGCGGTTGAAATTGTGAGCAATAAACAAAAAGAGGCAGAACCTGCATTCGTTGAACTGGTTGGACAAATCAGTTTAAAAACTCTAGAGAAAAACGATCGTAAAAGAAGAGATCAACAAAGAAACAATCAGCGTGGTCCACAGGGTAATGCACCGCAAAGCAGAAACCAACCCAATCAGGGTCCCCATCAAGGGCAAAACCAGGGAGGTCCCAATAGGGGCCCGCAACAGCGCGGACAAAATCAAGGACCTCAACGTCCCCAGCAAAATAATCCTAATAACCCGCGTGGTCCTCGTGGACCCCAGCCGAACAGACCCAACAGGCCTGCTCATCCCAACAATGGTCCTGTTAACAGACCAAATAACGGGAACAATTCCAAATCCGATAACGGACCTAAGCAGGAATAA
- a CDS encoding DNA polymerase III subunit, whose protein sequence is MLFSDVIGHHSIKQHLAEMVEHNRLSHALLFLAKEGAGGLPLALAFAQYIVSLPAEAPVVEDLFGGMTALEPTSGFIPPEQIASEVAYTRAAKLVHPDLHFTYPVIPRKSGDKPISADYIEEWRSFVETMPYGNVYDWLQSIGAENKQGNITAEECNQIMRELNLKSFESRYKVLLLWMPEYLGKEGNKLLKLIEEPPANTVFILVAENEEMILPTILSRCQLVRIPALEDADIEKALIERAKASEETARQITGICEGNYREALHLLQHADEDWQSLLREWLNAMLKTGPAAQLKFIDEVSRLGREKQKQFLRYFNHLLEQSIRIRVMGEEQIKVAAEEKDFAKRLNKIASVSQQECMIEELDKAAYYIERNAHAKMLFQALTIKLYHIIQNKTLILSN, encoded by the coding sequence ATGCTTTTCTCCGATGTTATAGGTCACCATTCCATTAAACAGCATTTGGCTGAAATGGTAGAACACAATCGCCTAAGCCACGCATTATTATTCCTGGCGAAAGAAGGGGCAGGTGGACTTCCACTTGCTCTTGCTTTTGCTCAATATATTGTAAGCCTTCCCGCCGAAGCTCCGGTTGTAGAAGACCTTTTTGGTGGAATGACGGCTCTAGAACCCACCAGCGGTTTTATTCCCCCCGAACAAATAGCCAGTGAAGTTGCCTACACAAGAGCAGCCAAACTGGTTCACCCCGATTTGCATTTTACCTACCCTGTTATCCCCAGAAAATCAGGAGACAAACCTATCAGCGCAGACTATATTGAAGAATGGAGAAGCTTTGTAGAAACCATGCCTTACGGCAATGTGTACGACTGGTTACAAAGTATTGGTGCAGAAAACAAACAAGGAAATATTACTGCCGAAGAGTGTAACCAGATTATGCGGGAATTGAACTTAAAAAGCTTTGAAAGCCGATACAAGGTTTTATTGCTTTGGATGCCGGAATACCTAGGCAAAGAAGGGAACAAACTTTTAAAACTAATTGAAGAGCCTCCGGCTAATACTGTATTCATATTGGTTGCTGAAAACGAAGAAATGATTTTGCCAACCATTTTAAGCAGATGCCAGCTGGTCCGTATTCCCGCATTGGAAGATGCCGATATTGAAAAAGCATTGATTGAACGCGCAAAAGCCAGTGAAGAAACCGCCAGACAAATAACAGGTATTTGTGAAGGCAACTACAGAGAGGCCCTGCATCTATTGCAACACGCAGATGAAGACTGGCAGTCCCTCCTAAGGGAATGGTTAAACGCGATGCTGAAAACAGGTCCTGCAGCACAACTAAAATTCATTGACGAAGTAAGTAGATTAGGCAGGGAAAAACAAAAACAGTTTCTCCGATATTTTAACCATCTGCTGGAGCAAAGTATACGCATTCGTGTGATGGGTGAGGAACAGATTAAGGTAGCTGCTGAAGAAAAGGACTTTGCCAAAAGGCTCAATAAGATTGCATCTGTAAGTCAGCAAGAGTGTATGATTGAAGAGCTAGACAAGGCGGCTTACTATATTGAGCGCAATGCCCACGCCAAAATGCTGTTTCAGGCACTGACCATTAAACTATACCATATCATTCAGAACAAAACCCTAATTTTGAGTAACTAG
- a CDS encoding glutathione peroxidase → MKYFLSIISFVMLSSFTIPGGPSIHNFKVKSIDGKTIDFSSFKGKKILVVNTASKCGYTPQYEALQKVYEAYKDKLVIVGFPANNFGGQEPGSDSEIQSFCKANYGVSFPMASKVSVKGSDMAPIYKWLTAKTENGVLDAEIGWNFGKFLLDENGKLIAYYPSKVKPDSEEILKFVK, encoded by the coding sequence ATGAAATACTTTCTTTCCATCATCAGCTTTGTGATGCTTAGTTCATTCACCATACCTGGTGGCCCCAGCATTCACAACTTTAAAGTAAAGTCCATTGACGGGAAAACCATCGACTTTTCCAGTTTTAAAGGCAAAAAAATTCTGGTGGTAAATACTGCCTCCAAATGTGGATATACTCCTCAGTATGAAGCCCTGCAAAAAGTTTATGAAGCTTACAAGGACAAACTGGTTATTGTGGGTTTCCCGGCTAACAATTTCGGAGGTCAGGAACCCGGTTCTGACAGCGAAATTCAGAGCTTTTGTAAAGCCAATTATGGAGTTAGCTTCCCCATGGCTAGTAAAGTGAGTGTAAAGGGGAGCGATATGGCACCCATTTACAAATGGCTTACTGCAAAAACGGAAAATGGGGTACTCGACGCTGAAATAGGTTGGAATTTTGGAAAATTCCTACTAGACGAAAATGGTAAGCTAATTGCCTATTATCCGAGCAAAGTAAAACCTGACAGCGAAGAAATTTTAAAATTTGTAAAGTAA
- a CDS encoding ComF family protein → MSTPIRYYFSAFQQLFFPHICCGCGADYIKVNQFICASCMHALPETNFLDKPGNPIDKIFEGRLAISAAGAGYYFYKSGLVQHLIAQLKYHQNKEAGRFLGKRLGHFLKDSNRFNEVDLLMPLPLHPKKEFQRGYNQATLICEGIKEVWPKPICTKAVSRLIYTQTQTQGNRISRWKNMENAFWAVDPAFIKNKHILLIDDVITTGASLEACGNTILSISGTKLSIATVAFTV, encoded by the coding sequence ATGTCAACGCCAATTCGTTATTACTTCAGTGCATTTCAGCAATTGTTTTTTCCTCATATATGTTGCGGATGCGGAGCCGATTATATAAAAGTCAATCAATTCATTTGTGCATCCTGTATGCACGCACTGCCCGAAACAAATTTTCTGGATAAACCAGGTAATCCTATCGACAAAATTTTTGAAGGGAGATTAGCCATTTCTGCTGCGGGGGCTGGCTATTATTTTTACAAGTCCGGACTGGTTCAGCACCTGATTGCCCAATTAAAATATCATCAAAACAAAGAAGCCGGAAGATTTTTGGGGAAGCGCCTTGGGCACTTTTTAAAGGATTCGAATCGGTTTAATGAGGTTGATTTACTGATGCCCCTTCCTCTACATCCCAAAAAAGAGTTTCAAAGAGGGTATAATCAGGCAACCCTTATTTGTGAGGGAATAAAGGAAGTATGGCCAAAGCCCATTTGCACCAAAGCTGTTTCACGTCTTATCTATACACAAACCCAGACACAGGGCAACCGTATCAGTCGCTGGAAAAACATGGAAAACGCCTTCTGGGCAGTTGATCCCGCATTTATTAAAAACAAACATATTCTTTTGATTGATGATGTAATTACCACGGGCGCCAGTTTGGAAGCATGTGGCAATACTATATTAAGCATATCCGGAACAAAACTCAGCATTGCCACGGTTGCATTCACCGTTTAA